One Antedon mediterranea chromosome 1, ecAntMedi1.1, whole genome shotgun sequence genomic window, tattgatcatacattccaataattatcgatctatagcttcccctatgtttcatcatttttgggattttatttgtattaccttgttgaaagtgggggggggggggggggataagttcaaattacacattaaaatcgctatttttttgtacacaaatgttttaactagagaggcattttttaaaaactgttaaaaatgttatcagatgacttaatataggtaatataacttgagtTTTACGTTCCTGGTGTTTTATTTCAACTTctgataattttatttttgtgctaTAGCAAAAATGATCCACCGTATGCCCACCAtccttttttcattttctagggagtcaccagacatgttattacattaggttaaactactgaaaaaaaaattgtgccTATTATTGCAGAATTGTggcaaattttgtatttgaccatttaaagggaaattcatgtttttcgtCATGTTTTCTGTTATACACatatttcatttatgtacaattaaccaaatattatgtttaaaattcatgcctgtacctgagctttaaaacaGTACAACTCATGACATGAAAATACCTATATCTACTAAACAGTACAACTCATGACATGAAAATACCTATATCTACTAAACTGTGTACAGCTTTAAAGGTGACAAATTTGGTATTTCACACTTTCTCCCATAACATTTTACTTTCCGGGAATGCCAAACCCTTCCTGGTGGTTTCCATGACATCTTACTTTCCGGGAATGCCAAACCCTTCCTGGTGGTTTCCATGACATCTTACTTTCCAGGAATGCCAAACCCTTCCTGGTGGTTTCCATGACATCTTACTTTCCAGGAATGCCAAACCCTTCCCGGTGGTTTCCATGACATCTTACTTTCCGGGAATGCCAAACCCTTCCCGGTGGTTTCTCATGGCATGTGCATGCCAATCTAATTGGGTAAGAAGTCTCTTTGCTCCAGACTCCATATGGTCATTCAGAGGTTTGCCTTCTTCATCCAGACTCTTGTTAGTTTGAGGTAATCCAAAAATATTTGACACACTGATGCATCCAATTTCACCCAATAAAGCACGGAGCTGTATGGCTGCCCTCATTCCTCCATACTGTCCTAAAAAAGAGAATTTTAGAGCTTAATAAAATGCAGTCTCTATGATAATGATAACTATTGCAACAgcttaataataaatgatatactCACCTGGAGAGTAGCAAACGATTCCTGAAGGTTTATATGAAAAGCTGCTGCCTGGGAAGTGGTCCAAGAGATTAGCAAGTGCTGGTGGAATGCTATGATTGTACTCTCCAGTAATGACAACATAACCGTCGGCTTCCTTTATTCTGTTTCCCAGATCAACCAATAACGGAGGAGCTTCAGATGGATTCTTATAAAAGTGAAGAGGTTTCTTGAGTAGTGGCAAATTTAGTTCTTGGGCATctaaaataacataaattacaTTTAGTTAATTGCTTTGAGCAGAATGTGGAAATTATCAttcaattataataaatttgttCTTACAAAAACAACACGTTAATCTTTAATTTATTAGAAAACCCATTAACTTGATTTAAAACCAGGATACATAGCTCAGGTCAAGGCGATCGCGTAGCCTTTTGGCAAAATAATTAGTACTGTCGATCGGTGTCAATCACAATAAATTTGATATTGTTCATAAACTGTAAATCACCACGATGAAGGCGCGGCTGCTAATACCACAAAGCAATCAAAGACGGACGATCAATCACAGCTGTGTTACTTATGGCCTACACGCGATCTCGATACCCTGGTATTGTGGCTAGCTTACTTACCCCGTTACTTACCCATAAAATCTACGTCGTGGCCTGCTTTTAGCAAGAAGTTTTGCATAAATTTTGCAACACGTAATCCAAGTCTGTTTTCTCGTACAGTTCCAAGGAAAAGTACGTATTTCAATGGTTTGCtagccatattattattgtgACCCTTCGATTTACTGTTTACAGTACTTGTTCGTCCTTCTTCGTGTAAACACTCGCATTAAATGACACAGCAAATTgcagtactgtactgtgttaTGTAGCTAGTTCTATTCGGATCGTATTTCATTCATACAGACTAATCCAAACATAATACTATACCAGCCCGAGTTACCACCGCGCATGCGTAAGATAAGAAGACACCGACTTTGTGCGAAAATTGTAATGCGAAACCCCCACCTCCTCCCACCCCATGGCCTGCTACCCCTCCCCTGGGGCTAAGcctaagacaattttgaaaaaacaaaatggaaatggCACTTATAATTGAAATTTGAAACGAAATATTGGAGCTCAACTATGAACATTTCGAAAAACAGAGTTGCTCGGTCCCCGAcaacatttgtttaaatatgaaacaaataatTGGTATTATATATCTCTGTAAATTGTAAACGATTATTTGATGATCtagtttattttgatatttgaatCCTCATTGTTAACCTAACCAATTTAAATGAGCAGTTGAAACACATAGTAGATTTGTGTGATATAAATACGGACAATCAATTCTAAAAAGACACATTATATGCTATTATTATTCTGTGGACAGGACAACATGCAATGAGTAAAAGGgatatattacaaataaaaaataataaaagaaaaacaatacttattattttccattaaaaaaaacatcggtagaggttcgaacccaatcTACTAgagctgagagcactcaaacctgagcattaacCGTTACGCCACAAAGTAGTAtatgactgaacagctgataatagtctatttatacgtgtattacgcaATTCATCATTACGTTAGTCGTAACAGCTGCACGTAtgtgtcgtgggttcgattcccacgctggtcgatggaatagagttaaagctaTGCGAGCAACTGTgttggggttcacagaattatacgtccgcctttccaccacacatcatgaggcgacaacatcaatggATGGACATCAGGAGTGCTGAGGCAAGGAGAGCacatttaatatctttttttttcatttaattttttttcaacctgtattcgatctcgtaaattttatgtttgccgttttttttaaaaagaaattgaatttatatttcATCGCAACATCTATTTTTATGTGCTTGTGCGGCTGCGGGATTATTCTTTCGATCTCCTGCATTTTAtatttagcgccctcaattttaagaacACCCGCGTTAGCTTACCTTGgtcaaagatagtgtagtaggaaGATGTTACACTTCGCTCAAAAATTAGAGAACCGCTCGAGATAGGGCGCCTCTCACGACGAGTAGGGATAGACGAATCTGAAAGATGAGGAGCGCAATAGCAAATCCCAACGAAAATGGTGTTTTCggcaataaattgtaaaaataagccacaaaaaacataaaacttctttttttttctttattatacaaagttaaaaattaatatgatgttttcatactgtttttggatctttttaattgttaatacatttatttggagTGAGTTTTGGAATGACATGACTGTAAACACTGAGCTAGGATCAGGAGGAGGCTTACGCGCGCCTGTAGACGCAATCATGAATGGATGCTGGTCATctcgtacccaaaccaacccgtacccaaaccaacccgtacccaaaccaacccgtacccataaAAACTCTTACTCATCTTGGTAAACACCAGTCAAGTCTGAAGTCATAATGCACAttttacagtattgttgttggcaaacaatatatgatttatgaataaatgataGCAATTCTTCtgcaatttcaatattttctataCAGCAATTTCTAAAAACTCTAGGGGTAGGTAGAAATTATTCTTTTTCTATAGATTAATATAGAATTCTAAAACTTCTATATATAGATTCTACagaacattttttgtaagggtAGTATAATAAAAGGGGCTAAAGTAGGCCTCCCCacggatatttttttctttgatatACCTTACCAATATTAATGATGAACTCATCGGCTTATATTATTATCGATAATGTTAGGCATTACATAATCATGGCAAATTACGATGAATGCACGAAAGTTCGGAGTGTTAcaagcataatataataattagttattattaaattatttaaattaatagataattaacaataattgttttttttttaagtaaaaaaaacatacccGTAGTCCTATATTCCTATTGAATGTTGCGGCCTACTGGTACCGTATTCATTGTATATGTTTCCCCTTATAGACgactatttgtataataattaatattattgattacaatagagattgattgattgattacacATGCCATACTACCTATTCTCTTTTATTACCCATTTAGAAATAAACCATACGTAATCGATTATTATATAGGCAtacacattgtaggcctattattattaccacTAATAGGCCcctaatatatttattcactctGATAAAAaagtgtttctaaagctaggTATTACATTCTTTATCTCTGTCCAATGttaacaattaaatgtaaataataatttttttaaagttaagttgatttgcaaataaaaacattaaaataaaagaaataaaatatggtaGATATTCCAGGTACCTAAACAATTCCAGGTAATTGAAACACAAATTTGTATtccaaaacataaaaatatgattcatttgcactttctataaagataacattacattttatatgttaattcgtattaaatcttaattttacaatCATATTATTCTACTGTTATAATAGCCTATTTCCTATACAATAACTTTCCGTATCCCTACTCGACGTGCGAGGCGCCCTTTAAATTTAGCTCCATGTTGTCTAGCTTTTATTTGCATTGAACGAATAGGAAGTGTAACATCttcctactacactatctttgccTTGGTGATGATAGGGCGGCCGCTGCGTGACCAATCAAATTGGTCGTCGCGACGAAAACAGCAAAGTACAACAACTTTATGTATCGACGATTCACCGTAGTG contains:
- the LOC140040475 gene encoding FMN-dependent NADPH-azoreductase-like; this encodes MASKPLKYVLFLGTVRENRLGLRVAKFMQNFLLKAGHDVDFMDAQELNLPLLKKPLHFYKNPSEAPPLLVDLGNRIKEADGYVVITGEYNHSIPPALANLLDHFPGSSFSYKPSGIVCYSPGQYGGMRAAIQLRALLGEIGCISVSNIFGLPQTNKSLDEEGKPLNDHMESGAKRLLTQLDWHAHAMRNHREGFGIPGK